The proteins below come from a single Stutzerimonas stutzeri RCH2 genomic window:
- a CDS encoding alpha/beta hydrolase, producing MSLKSMLRRLRGVSVAVLFGSLLGLSQPATVDAASPPIAGAISGGGPALSALRYDLTITSFDGTPIAVTVFQPALSKGQAAPLLMYSHGWGGSRSTDLSESDSLTATARKAWENGYFVMTFDQRGFGESGGRANVQDPQIEGRDIKTLLDWAEGALTPHLAYLRGDPLVGGIGLSYGGGFQLIGASVDPRFDALVPMITWNDLSYSLTPGTVPKTLWLTFLSAIAINDQAPWVTQAYAQSLGGSVDESTRQRLAGHGLGAFCGANAPRVDAFIIQGINDTLFNGNEAVWNYNCLREAGNDAYLLMSDGGHVLPGLQIGQIGSVAAQVRCGEQDYQVADLAYGFLDGKLRKLQQRIEMPRVCFTQGNEHGVVGDEVMRGGQRFAAQSGSLLVGPPSIDLVLNLLRKLDPVTLSDVLSRISADAVRVLLGALSGIGSGSPDQVTKILTELVTTLPPHLIAELGTAPRFVPLYQASGEQTLAGIPLADLKVEGLGKLDPRLFVGIGVKRMGSGRTELLNDQVLPLRGVGSRQTELIAVSTRLNHGDQVGLMLYGFHPQYTLSFSRVPSAVQLSGTVELPLR from the coding sequence ATGTCTCTGAAATCAATGCTGCGCCGCTTGCGTGGCGTATCCGTTGCCGTGCTGTTTGGCAGCCTGCTGGGTTTGAGCCAGCCTGCAACCGTCGACGCCGCCAGCCCACCGATCGCCGGTGCGATCAGTGGCGGCGGGCCGGCTCTGTCGGCCCTGCGCTACGACCTGACCATCACATCCTTCGATGGCACCCCGATAGCCGTTACCGTCTTCCAGCCCGCACTGAGCAAAGGCCAGGCCGCGCCGCTGCTGATGTACAGCCATGGTTGGGGCGGCAGTCGTTCCACCGATCTCAGCGAAAGCGATTCGCTCACCGCCACGGCACGCAAGGCCTGGGAGAACGGCTACTTCGTCATGACTTTCGACCAGCGCGGTTTCGGCGAAAGCGGCGGGCGGGCCAACGTTCAGGATCCACAGATCGAAGGACGCGACATCAAGACCCTGCTCGACTGGGCCGAGGGCGCGCTGACGCCCCACTTGGCCTATCTGCGGGGTGATCCGCTGGTGGGTGGCATCGGCCTGAGCTACGGCGGCGGCTTCCAGCTGATCGGCGCAAGTGTCGATCCACGCTTCGATGCGCTGGTCCCGATGATCACCTGGAATGACCTGTCCTACAGCCTGACGCCCGGCACCGTGCCGAAAACCCTCTGGCTGACCTTCCTCAGCGCCATCGCGATCAACGACCAGGCGCCCTGGGTCACCCAGGCCTACGCCCAGTCGCTGGGCGGCAGCGTCGACGAAAGCACCCGCCAGCGCCTGGCCGGACATGGTCTCGGGGCATTCTGTGGCGCGAACGCGCCGCGGGTGGATGCCTTCATCATTCAGGGCATCAACGACACCCTGTTCAACGGCAACGAGGCGGTGTGGAACTACAACTGCCTGCGCGAGGCCGGCAATGATGCCTATCTGCTGATGTCCGACGGCGGCCACGTGCTGCCGGGCCTGCAGATCGGCCAGATCGGCTCGGTGGCCGCCCAGGTACGCTGCGGCGAGCAGGACTATCAGGTCGCTGATCTGGCGTATGGCTTCCTCGACGGCAAGCTGCGCAAGCTGCAACAACGCATCGAGATGCCGCGGGTCTGCTTCACCCAAGGCAACGAGCACGGCGTGGTAGGTGATGAGGTCATGCGCGGCGGCCAGCGCTTCGCCGCGCAGAGCGGCAGTCTGCTGGTCGGTCCGCCGTCCATCGATCTGGTGCTGAACCTGCTGCGCAAGCTAGACCCGGTGACGCTGTCGGACGTCCTCAGCCGCATCTCGGCAGACGCGGTGCGCGTGCTGCTCGGTGCGCTGAGCGGCATCGGTTCCGGCAGCCCGGATCAGGTCACCAAGATCCTCACCGAGTTGGTCACCACACTGCCGCCGCATCTGATCGCCGAACTCGGCACGGCACCGCGCTTCGTACCGTTGTACCAGGCCAGCGGCGAACAGACTCTGGCAGGCATTCCCCTGGCAGATCTCAAAGTGGAGGGTCTGGGCAAGCTCGACCCACGACTGTTCGTCGGCATCGGTGTGAAGCGCATGGGCAGCGGCCGCACCGAATTGCTGAACGATCAGGTGTTGCCGCTGCGCGGGGTTGGCAGCCGGCAGACCGAGCTGATCGCTGTCAGCACGCGGCTCAACCACGGCGATCAGGTGGGGCTGATGCTCTACGGCTTCCATCCGCAGTACACGCTGAGCTTCTCCCGTGTACCGAGCGCGGTGCAGCTGAGCGGGACGGTCGAACTGCCGCTGCGATGA
- the argA gene encoding amino-acid N-acetyltransferase: MHDYVTWLRDSSPYINSHRDRTFVVMLPGDGLEHANFANIVHDLVLLHSLGVRLVLVFGSRPQIEARLAARGIEPRFHRDLRVTDAPTMECVIDAVGQLRIALEARLSMDMAASPMQGARLRVAGGNFVTARPIGVLDGVDLHHTGEVRRIDRKGIGRLLDERTIVLLSPLGYSPTGEIFNLACEDVATRAAIDLQADKLVLYGAEPGLLDESGKLVRELRPQQIPAYVERLGSQYQAELLDAAAQACRGGVRRSHVVSYADDGALLNELFTRDGGGTLVTQEQFEQLREATIEDVGGLIDLITPLEEQGILVRRSREVLEREVEQFSIVERDGLIIACAALYPIADSDAGELACLAVNPEYRHGGRGDELLERIEERARKLGLKKLIVLTTRTAHWFRERGFEPISVDRLPAARASLYNFQRNSKIFEKPL; the protein is encoded by the coding sequence ATGCACGACTACGTCACCTGGCTTCGCGACTCCTCGCCCTACATCAATTCGCACCGTGACCGCACCTTCGTCGTCATGCTGCCGGGCGATGGCCTGGAGCATGCCAATTTCGCCAACATCGTCCACGACCTGGTGCTGCTGCACAGCCTCGGCGTGCGCCTGGTGCTGGTGTTCGGCTCGCGGCCGCAGATCGAGGCGCGCCTGGCCGCGCGAGGCATCGAGCCACGCTTCCATCGCGATCTGCGCGTCACCGATGCGCCGACCATGGAATGCGTGATCGACGCGGTCGGCCAGCTGCGCATTGCCCTGGAAGCGCGCCTGTCGATGGACATGGCGGCCTCGCCGATGCAGGGCGCGCGGCTGCGCGTGGCTGGTGGCAACTTCGTTACCGCGCGGCCGATCGGCGTGCTCGATGGCGTCGACCTGCACCACACTGGCGAGGTGCGCCGTATCGACCGCAAGGGCATCGGCCGGCTGCTGGACGAGCGCACCATCGTGCTGCTCTCGCCACTGGGTTATTCGCCGACCGGCGAGATCTTCAACCTGGCCTGCGAAGACGTCGCCACCCGTGCGGCCATCGATCTGCAGGCCGACAAGCTGGTGCTATACGGTGCCGAGCCGGGCTTGCTTGACGAAAGCGGCAAGCTGGTCCGCGAACTGCGACCGCAGCAGATTCCGGCCTATGTCGAGCGCCTCGGCAGCCAGTACCAGGCCGAGTTGCTCGATGCCGCTGCGCAGGCCTGCCGCGGCGGTGTGCGGCGCAGTCATGTGGTCAGCTATGCCGATGACGGTGCGCTGCTCAACGAGCTGTTCACCCGCGACGGCGGCGGCACGCTGGTGACCCAGGAGCAGTTCGAACAGCTGCGCGAGGCCACCATCGAGGACGTCGGCGGGCTGATCGACCTGATCACTCCGCTGGAAGAGCAGGGCATTCTGGTGCGGCGTTCGCGCGAGGTGCTGGAGCGGGAAGTCGAGCAGTTCAGCATCGTCGAGCGTGACGGGTTGATCATCGCCTGCGCGGCGCTCTATCCGATCGCCGACTCGGACGCTGGCGAGCTGGCCTGTCTGGCAGTCAATCCCGAGTACCGCCACGGTGGTCGCGGCGACGAGCTGCTCGAACGCATCGAGGAGCGCGCACGCAAGCTCGGGTTGAAGAAACTCATCGTCCTCACCACCCGTACCGCCCACTGGTTCCGCGAGCGCGGCTTCGAGCCGATCAGCGTCGATCGCCTGCCAGCAGCGCGCGCCTCGCTGTACAACTTCCAGCGCAACTCGAAGATCTTCGAGAAGCCGCTCTGA
- the argE gene encoding acetylornithine deacetylase — MPIPSFKEQFAQLLAAPSVSCTQPGWDQSNRPVIELLAAWLGELGFACETPEVAPGKFNLLASYGSGPGGLVLAGHSDTVPFDAGLWTSDPLKLREADGRWYGLGSCDMKGFFALIIEAVRPLLEQPFRRPLLILATCDEESSMSGARALAEAGQPLGRAAVIGEPTGLRPVRLHKGIMMERIDILGQSGHSSNPAYGHSALEAMHGVMGEMMTLRRQWQGEYDNPLFDVPKPTLNFGCIHGGDNPNRICGQCSLEFDLRPLPGMDPQQLRTIIRQRLQPLAEQHQVKIDLAPLFPAVPPFEQAAESELVRLAERLTGHRAEAVAFATEAPYLQQLGCETLVLGPGDIACAHQPDEYLQLDRIEPTLQLLRRMIEHYCLQPQTAPN; from the coding sequence GTGCCTATTCCCTCGTTCAAGGAGCAGTTCGCGCAGCTCCTCGCGGCACCTTCGGTCAGCTGCACACAGCCCGGCTGGGACCAGAGCAATCGTCCGGTGATCGAGCTGCTCGCGGCCTGGCTCGGTGAGCTGGGCTTTGCCTGCGAGACGCCGGAAGTGGCGCCTGGCAAGTTCAACCTGCTGGCCAGCTACGGCAGCGGTCCGGGCGGTCTGGTGCTGGCCGGGCACAGCGACACCGTGCCGTTCGATGCCGGGCTGTGGACCTCCGATCCGCTCAAGCTGCGCGAGGCCGACGGCCGCTGGTACGGCCTGGGCAGTTGCGACATGAAGGGTTTCTTTGCCCTGATCATCGAGGCAGTGCGGCCGCTGTTGGAGCAGCCGTTCCGCCGTCCGTTGCTGATTCTCGCTACCTGCGATGAAGAGAGCTCGATGTCCGGGGCCCGTGCCCTGGCCGAAGCCGGCCAGCCGCTCGGCCGTGCGGCGGTGATTGGCGAGCCCACCGGCCTGCGCCCGGTGCGTCTGCACAAGGGCATCATGATGGAGCGTATCGACATCCTTGGGCAGAGCGGCCATTCGTCGAATCCGGCCTACGGCCACAGCGCTCTGGAAGCGATGCATGGCGTGATGGGCGAGATGATGACGCTGCGCCGGCAGTGGCAGGGCGAATACGATAATCCGCTGTTCGACGTACCCAAGCCGACGCTCAATTTCGGCTGCATCCATGGCGGCGACAACCCCAACCGTATCTGCGGCCAGTGTTCGCTGGAGTTCGACCTGCGCCCGCTGCCGGGCATGGATCCGCAGCAGCTGCGAACGATCATCCGTCAGCGCCTGCAGCCACTGGCCGAGCAGCACCAGGTGAAGATCGACCTGGCGCCGCTGTTCCCGGCCGTGCCGCCGTTCGAGCAGGCCGCGGAAAGCGAACTGGTGCGCCTCGCCGAGCGCCTGACCGGCCACCGTGCCGAGGCGGTGGCGTTTGCCACCGAAGCGCCTTATCTTCAGCAGCTCGGCTGCGAAACGCTGGTGCTGGGCCCGGGTGACATCGCCTGCGCGCACCAGCCCGACGAGTACCTGCAGCTCGACCGCATCGAGCCGACCCTGCAGCTGCTGCGCCGGATGATCGAGCACTACTGCCTGCAGCCGCAGACCGCCCCGAACTGA
- a CDS encoding inorganic phosphate transporter, translating to MSFIADYGFVLLVLACMFGFFMAWGVGANDVANAMGTSVGSRALTIKQAIVVAMVFEFCGAYLAGGQVTETIKSGIVDASAIPPELMVLGMMSALLAAGTWLLIASIKGWPVSTTHSIVGAVIGFAAVGISVDAVHWSGVGPIVASWVVSPMLSGTIAFGLFISVQRLIIDTDEPFQNAKRFVPLYMFLTGFMVALMTLSKGLKHIGLDLSSGQSFMLAVGVGALVMLIGVALLTRIKVDVEADKAFHFSSVEKVFAVLMIFTACSMAFAHGSNDVANAVGPLAAVVGVLQSEGAAVIGAKAAVPGWVLLLGAVGIVIGLATYGYKVIATIGKQITELTPSRGFAAELATATTVVGASAIGLPVSTTHTLVGAVLGVGIARGIGALNLGVVGKIFMSWLVTLPVGAGLAIVFFLILRAIFT from the coding sequence ATGTCCTTTATCGCGGATTACGGCTTCGTACTCCTGGTGCTCGCCTGCATGTTCGGTTTTTTCATGGCCTGGGGCGTGGGCGCCAACGACGTGGCCAATGCCATGGGCACCTCGGTAGGCTCCCGCGCGCTGACCATCAAGCAGGCGATCGTCGTGGCGATGGTCTTCGAGTTCTGCGGTGCGTATCTGGCCGGCGGCCAGGTCACCGAAACGATCAAGAGCGGCATCGTCGACGCTTCGGCCATTCCGCCGGAACTGATGGTGCTGGGCATGATGTCGGCACTGCTGGCAGCCGGTACCTGGCTGCTGATCGCCTCGATCAAGGGCTGGCCGGTATCAACCACGCACTCCATTGTCGGTGCGGTGATCGGCTTCGCCGCCGTCGGCATTTCCGTGGATGCGGTGCATTGGAGCGGGGTCGGCCCGATCGTCGCCAGCTGGGTCGTCTCGCCCATGCTCTCGGGCACCATCGCCTTCGGTCTGTTCATCAGCGTGCAGCGCCTGATCATCGATACCGATGAGCCGTTCCAGAACGCCAAGCGCTTCGTCCCGCTGTACATGTTTCTCACCGGTTTCATGGTCGCGCTGATGACGCTTTCCAAGGGCCTCAAGCACATCGGGCTGGATCTGAGCAGCGGGCAGAGCTTCATGCTGGCAGTGGGCGTCGGTGCACTGGTGATGCTGATCGGTGTCGCCTTGCTGACGCGGATCAAGGTCGACGTGGAAGCCGACAAGGCGTTCCACTTCTCCAGCGTGGAGAAGGTCTTTGCCGTACTGATGATCTTCACCGCCTGTTCCATGGCCTTCGCCCATGGCTCCAATGACGTGGCCAACGCGGTTGGCCCGCTGGCGGCGGTGGTTGGTGTGCTGCAATCGGAAGGCGCTGCTGTCATCGGTGCCAAGGCGGCAGTACCGGGTTGGGTGCTGCTGTTGGGCGCCGTCGGTATCGTCATCGGCCTGGCGACTTATGGCTACAAGGTGATCGCCACCATCGGCAAACAGATCACCGAGCTGACGCCGAGCCGTGGTTTTGCCGCCGAACTGGCCACCGCCACCACCGTAGTCGGCGCCTCGGCCATCGGCCTGCCGGTTTCCACCACCCATACGCTGGTCGGTGCGGTGCTCGGTGTGGGCATCGCTCGCGGTATCGGTGCGCTGAATCTGGGCGTGGTCGGCAAGATATTCATGTCCTGGCTGGTGACCCTGCCAGTGGGGGCAGGCCTGGCCATCGTGTTCTTCCTCATTCTGCGCGCCATCTTCACCTGA
- the gshA gene encoding glutamate--cysteine ligase, whose product MSALLSHRLALLAESTHLPLLSQCLHGIERECLRVDARGQLAMTPHPAALGSALTHPQITTDYSEALLEFITGTDQDPQNTLAELEAIHRFSYAKLGDEFLWSPSMPCPLPSEADIPIAEYGSSNIGRLKHVYRQGLALRYGKTMQCIAGIHYNFSLPEALWPVLQADDGDASSAQDYRSTRYIAVIRNFRRYSWLLMYLFGASPALDAGFLRGRQHQLETLGADTLYLPYATSLRMSDLGYQNNAQAGLTPCYDNLDSYTESLFRAVSTPYAPYETMGIKDAAGNWQQLNTNVLQIENEYYSNIRPKRVTATGERPLQALRARGIQYIEVRCLDINPFLPLGIDASEAHFLDAFLLFCALNDSPCLADGECSVATENFLKVVKDGRRPGLELQRCGENVQLSDWAEQLLDEIAQVAALLDRSHGDARHATALAEQRAKVADSSLTPSARVLDELRRSGESFSQFSMRQTQAHADYFRSRAPSPAELAQFEAAAQQSLERQAAMEAGDELDFDSFVAEYQRSLSL is encoded by the coding sequence TTGAGCGCACTTCTCTCCCACCGCCTGGCATTGCTGGCCGAGTCCACCCACCTGCCACTGCTCAGCCAATGCCTGCACGGGATCGAACGCGAGTGCCTGCGCGTCGACGCTCGCGGCCAGCTGGCGATGACGCCGCACCCCGCTGCACTGGGCTCGGCGCTGACTCACCCGCAGATCACCACCGATTATTCGGAGGCGCTGCTGGAGTTCATCACCGGTACCGACCAAGACCCGCAGAACACGCTTGCCGAGCTCGAAGCGATCCACCGCTTCAGCTATGCCAAGCTCGGCGACGAATTCCTCTGGAGCCCTTCGATGCCCTGCCCGCTACCGAGCGAGGCGGACATTCCGATCGCCGAATACGGCAGCTCCAACATCGGTCGGCTCAAGCACGTCTACCGCCAGGGCCTGGCCCTGCGCTACGGCAAGACCATGCAGTGCATCGCCGGCATCCACTACAACTTCTCGCTGCCCGAGGCGCTGTGGCCGGTGTTGCAGGCCGATGACGGCGACGCAAGTTCGGCGCAGGACTACCGTTCGACGCGCTACATCGCGGTGATCCGCAACTTCCGCCGTTACAGCTGGCTGCTGATGTACCTGTTCGGCGCCTCGCCGGCGCTGGATGCCGGCTTCCTGCGTGGCCGCCAGCACCAGCTCGAAACGCTCGGCGCCGACACCCTGTACCTGCCGTACGCCACCAGCCTGCGCATGAGCGACCTGGGCTACCAGAACAACGCCCAGGCCGGCCTCACGCCCTGCTATGACAATCTGGACAGCTATACCGAAAGCCTCTTCCGCGCCGTCTCCACGCCCTACGCTCCCTACGAGACGATGGGCATCAAGGATGCCGCCGGCAACTGGCAGCAGCTCAACACCAACGTGCTGCAGATCGAAAACGAGTACTACTCGAACATTCGCCCGAAACGCGTCACCGCCACTGGCGAACGGCCGTTGCAGGCGCTGCGCGCGCGCGGCATCCAGTACATCGAAGTACGCTGCCTGGACATCAATCCATTCCTGCCGCTGGGCATCGATGCCAGCGAAGCGCATTTCCTCGATGCCTTCCTGCTGTTCTGCGCCCTGAACGACAGTCCCTGCCTGGCCGACGGCGAATGCAGCGTGGCCACCGAGAATTTCCTCAAAGTGGTCAAGGACGGTCGTCGGCCGGGACTCGAACTGCAACGCTGCGGCGAGAACGTGCAGCTGAGCGACTGGGCCGAGCAGTTGCTTGATGAGATCGCCCAGGTCGCCGCTCTCCTCGATCGCAGCCATGGCGACGCGCGCCACGCCACGGCGCTGGCCGAGCAACGGGCCAAGGTCGCCGACAGCAGCCTGACGCCGTCAGCGCGGGTGCTCGACGAGCTGCGCCGCAGCGGCGAAAGCTTCAGCCAGTTCTCCATGCGCCAAACCCAGGCGCATGCCGACTACTTCCGCAGCCGGGCACCGAGCCCCGCCGAGTTGGCGCAGTTCGAAGCCGCCGCACAGCAATCCCTGGAGCGACAGGCGGCTATGGAAGCCGGGGACGAGCTGGATTTCGACAGTTTCGTCGCCGAATACCAACGCAGCCTCAGCCTCTGA